A single region of the Kwoniella botswanensis chromosome 1, complete sequence genome encodes:
- a CDS encoding ribosomal protein L15 yields the protein MSINMFTQPLRSLLASSSRLFTPSSGPSSSRAASSFAHLGDLQPAKGSTHVDIRYGRGPGSQRGGTSGRGHKGQKARNGKGVRLGFEGGQTPLHRKVPKRGFINFTSKTYAPLSLSTLQKFISEGRIDPNQPIGISTIVQSNAVHGLSGFAGIKLLGEPDPDLPLPQLELNLSRYSKSSAQSVIEAGGKVTAVYHNNLSLRKEVFPDKFIGRDVKDARPTRKNDILYYTNPKKYGYLAESVSTSARKMTPAEWTEGTLNAESLVQAQI from the exons ATGTCAATCAACATGTTCACTCAGCCCTTACGATCGCTCTTAGCATCCTCATCTCGACTCTTCACCCCTTCTTCCGGACCATCCAGTTCGAGAGCAGCGTCCTCTTTCGCTCATCTGGGTGATCTTCAACCTGCCAAAGGGTCAACTCATGTG GACATCCGATACGGTAGAGGTCCAGGATCGCAGAGGGGCGGTACATCCGGTAGAGGTCATAAAGGTCAAAAGGCAAGGAACGGTAAAGGTGTAAGATTAGGTTTCGAAGGTGGTCAAACTCCTTTACATAGGAAGGTACCCAAGAGAGGGTTTATCAATTT TACCTCTAAAACCTATGCTCCCCTTTCATTGTCAACCCTTCAGAAATTCATTTCCGAAGGTCGGATTGATCCCAACCAACCAATCGGAATATCCACCATTGTCCAATCTAATGCTGTTCACGGTCTGTCAGGATTCGCAGGTATAAAACTCCTTGGTGAACCCGATCCGGATTTACCCCTACCGCAATTAGAGTTGAACCTTTCTAGATATTCGAAATCTTCTGCTCAATCTGTGATAGAGGCTGGTGGGAAGGTGACAGCAGTGTATCATAATAATTTATCtttgaggaaggaggtgtTCCCTGATAAGTTTATAGGGAGGGATGTTAAGGATGCCAGACCGACAAGGAAAAATGATATTT TATACTACACAAACCCAAAGAAATACGGTTACTTGGCAGAATCAGTGTCGACCTCAGCCAGGAAGATGACTCCTGCTGAATGGACAGAAGGAACTCTGAATGCTGAATCATTAGTACAAGCACAGATATAA
- a CDS encoding lysine-tRNA ligase has product MSAPAAPEQANMHKDEVTGEMVSKSELKRRQKERALAAKKAEKAASQPAAQPKADKGPSKAAEAELDATAFRELRIKEIQALRKSQSPNPYPHKFHVTQSVPSFVREWGIEGKVEKGAHVTDAKPISLAGRVHTIRESSSKLIFYDLKADGEKVQILAQAQNAASVDEFISSHSLIRRGDIVGVTGIPSRTKMGELSLLISSIQLLSPCLHQLPGREGVQDQETRYRKRYLDLIMNQPTRDIFITRSKVVNYIRKFLDNLGFLEVETPMMSMVAGGATAKPFVTHHNDLKLDLFMRIAPELYLKELVVGGLDRVFEIGRVFRNEQIDMTHNPEFSICEFYMAYADMYDLMDMTESMISGLVQYLYGTNKVTFHPQGKGEGKKSYEVDFSTPWKRFDMIGELEKQLNVKFPPGETLHDDNANKFLRELCEKHNVDCSEPKTNARLLDKLVGEFIEVQCVNPSFIVGHPQVMSPLAKYHRSRPGLCERFEAFMCTKEICNAYTELNDPFDQRDRFEEQVRQKEAGDDEAQGVDETFLDALEYGLPPTGGWGLGIDRLVMFLTDSANIKEVLLFPAMRPVVATSTEAVPPSITATEAAKEGGVVA; this is encoded by the exons ATGTCCGCTCCTGCTGCTCCCGAACAAGCCAATATGCACAAGGATGAAGTGACCGGTGAGATGGTATCCAAGTC CGAGCTCAAGCGAAGACAAAAGGAAAGAGCCTTAGCAGCCAAaaaagctgagaaagctgCTTCTCAGCCTGCTGCTCAGCCCAAGGCTGATAAGGGACCTTCGAAggctgctgaagctgaactGGATGCTACT GCCTTCCGAGAATTGCGAATCAAGGAGATCCAAGCTCTCAGAAAGTCACAATCACCCAACCCTTACCCCCACAAATTCCATGTCACCCAATCTGTCCCATCGTTCGTTAGAGAGTGGGGTATTGAGGGtaaagtggagaaaggtgcTCATGTGACTGATGCCAAGCCA ATCTCCCTCGCTGGTCGAGTTCACACAATCCGAGAATCATCCTCTAAGCTTATCTTCTACGACTTGAAGGCTGATGGTGAGAAAGTGCAAATCTTGGCTCAAGCACA AAACGCCGCTTCAGTCGACGAATTCATCTCCTCCCATTCTCTCATCCGACGAGGAGACATAGTCGGAGTGACCGGTATCCCCTCCCGAACCAAAATGGGAGAACTTTCATTACTCATCTCCTCTATCCAATTGCTCTCACCTTGTCTTCACCAATTACCAGGTAGAGAAGGTgtacaagatcaagagacCCGATACAGAAAGAGATACTTGGATTTGATCATGAACCAACCTACTAGagatatcttcatcaccagATCCAAAGTCGTCAACTACATTAGAAAATTCTTGGACAACCTCGGATTCTTGGAAGTTGAAACACCAATGATGTCAATGGTAGCTGGAGGAGCCACTGCCAAACCTTTTGTCACACACCACAACGATCTCAAACTCGATCTTTTCATGCGTATCGCTCCTGAATTATATCTCAAGGAACTGGTCGTTGGTGGATTAGATAGAGTATTTGAGATCGGTAGAGTATTCAGAAACGAGCAAATTGATATGACTCATAACCCCGAATTCTCGATTTGTGAATTCTATATGGCCTATGCGGACATGTACGATCTCATGGATATGACCGAATCGATGATATCGGGATTGGTACAGTACTTGTACGGAACCAACAAGGTCACCTTCCACCCtcaaggtaaaggtgaagGCAAAAAATCTTACGAAGTGGATTTCTCAACTCCATGGAAGAGATTCGATATGATTGGGGAATTGGAGAAACAGTTGAATGTCAAATTCCCACCTGGAGAAACATTACATGATGACAATGCCAATAAGTTCTTGAGGGAGTTGTGTGAGAAA CATAATGTTGATTGTTCTGAACCCAAGACCAACGCTAGATTACTTGATAAA CTCGTTGGTGAATTCATTGAAGTCCAATGTGTCAAcccatccttcatcgtcgGCCACCCACAAGTGATGTCTCCCTTGGCGAAATACCATAGATCTAGACCTGGGTTATGTGAACGATTCGAGGCTTTCATGTGTACCAAGGAGATCTGTAATGCCTATACCGAGTTGAACGATCCTTTCGACCAAAGGGATAGATTCGAGGAACAGGTCAGACAAAAGGAAGcgggtgatgatgaggccCAAGGTGTTGATGAGACTTTCTTGGATGC CCTCGAATATGGTTTACCACCTACCGGAGGATGGGGTTTGGGTATTGATAGATTAGTGATGTTCTTGACTGATTCAGCCAACATTAAAGAAGTCTTGTTGTTCCCCGCTATGAGACCTGTTGTAGCTACTTCTACGGAGGCTGTCCCTCCTTCTATCACTGCCACTGAAGCTGCCAAGGAAGGTGGAGTGGTTGCTTAG
- a CDS encoding phosphoribosylformylglycinamidine synthase, with product MLVLPGSSAITDSRRNVLLKAFQAHIPAITSVDAVHLHLVNPTSDESAALLSDEKSNERAILNSLLAYGDYEQLETTKAFLESGMKGTIGGKTNALFILPRAGTISPWSSKATDIAKICRLKEHVARLERGALYIITSSEPISLPVIHHELHLIHDRMTQLVHTSLPAAATVFPPVPPHPSPLVTVPIIGASDPTAVLGEANARLGLALSDTEIPYLVESFLAAGRNPTDAELFMFAQVNSEHCRHKIFNAKWTIDGKDKENSLFGMIRNTEKVVNSAGTLSAYEDNAAVLEGYEATRFAVNGKDDWIYSSKVEKNPVLIKVETHNHPTAVSPYPGAATGSGGEIRDEGATGQGSKPKAGLAGYTTSDLLIPDFTQPWESDIGKPAHIASALDIMIEAPLGAAAFNNEFGRPALGGYFRTFLLEAPTANGEKEWRGYHKPIMIAGGLGNVRPQYARKDKISPGSKVIVLGGPGMLIGLGGGAASSMASGSSSADLDFASVQRENPEMQRRCQQVIDACIARGDGAGNPIESIHDVGAGGLSNALPELVHDSGLGAVFEIRDVLVDDPGMSPMEIWCNESQERYVLAVTPENLATFEAICKRERCPFSVVGTATEEERLVVTDRFLGDSPIDIPMPVLFGKPPRMHREASTVEPKQDAFDSSLFTYLPVYKGAPTTSLIAETVNRVLRLPSVGSKSFLITIGDRSITGLVARDQMVGPWQVPVADVAVTRSSYGFDTVVGEAMAMGERTPLALLNAGASARMAIAESLTNLAASSIEDITKIKLSANWMSAASHEGEGAKLYEAVQAVGMDLCPKLGVGVPVGKDSMSMSMKWAGAKGEQNQVTAPLSLIVTAFAPVNRVDRTWTPQIQTGAGESVLVFVDLARGKQRLGGSALAQVFKQLGAEAPDVEDASDIRSFFAAVQALKSSDTVLAYHDRSDGGLFTTLVEMAFAGRSGIEVSLDAISIHGDAIASLFNEELGAVMQVRTADLTTFTDAFVKAGFPTQHIHVIGRVKGRKDQTVTLIHKSEAIYTSTRGVLQQLWAETSYRMQAIRDQPEGAKEEFDSILDNDDVGIQYSVPFQYLPEPQPDAKRPRVAILREQGVNGHIEMAWSFHAAGFEAVDVHMSDIISSKVSLSTFVGLAACGGFSYGDVLGAGNGWAQSVLLNEVARKEFSEFFYRKDTFALGVCNGCQFFSQLKDIIPGTENWPAFKANRSERFEGRVSTVQISSSSNSVFFKDMEGTVIPVAIAHGEGRASFDNSTATLEGLNKDRLVPVRYVDSKKQTATSYPKNPNGSPEGIAAVQSKDGRVLAIMPHPERVTQLTSNSWYPKDLAKAAGGKGPWFRLFQNAYQFAVEQRK from the coding sequence ATGCTCGTACTTCCAGGATCATCCGCTATCACAGATTCTCGAAGGAATGTCCTTCTCAAGGCTTTCCAGGCTCATATACCCGCTATCACCTCTGTAGACGCcgtccatctccatctcgtCAACCCTACTTCCGACGAATCTGCTGCTCTTCTTTCCGATGAAAAGTCCAACGAACGAGCTATCCTCAACTCATTGTTAGCCTACGGAGATTACGAGCAGCTGGAAACTACCAAGGCCTTCTTAGAGAGTGGAATGAAGGGTACAATTGGTGGAAAAACCAATGCTCTTTTCATCCTTCCCAGAGCAGGTACAATCTCACCATGGTCCTCAAAAGCTACAGATATCGCCAAGATCTGTAGATTGAAGGAACATGTAGCTCGTCTGGAACGAGGTGCCTTGTACATAATCACATCATCCGAACCAATATCTCTCCCCGTTATCCACCATGaacttcatctcatccacgATCGAATGACTCAACTCGTTCACACCTCTCTCCCAGCTGCTGCCACCGTCTTCCCTCCTGTTCCACCTCATCCTTCGCCTCTCGTCACTGTGCCCATTATCGGTGCTTCAGACCCAACAGCCGTGCTTGGAGAAGCCAACGCTCGGTTAGGTCTCGCTTTGTCCGATACTGAAATCCCTTACCTTGTCGAATCGTTCCTTGCTGCTGGTCGAAACCCTACCGATGCCGAATTGTTCATGTTTGCTCAAGTCAACTCGGAACATTGCAGACACAAGATTTTCAATGCCAAGTGGACGATCGATGggaaggataaggagaacAGCCTGTTCGGGATGATTAGAAACACTGAGAAAGTCGTCAATTCAGCTGGTACACTCTCCGCCTACGAGGACAACGCTGCTGTTTTAGAGGGTTACGAAGCTACTAGATTCGCAGTTAATGGAAAAGATGATTGGATATATAGCTCAAAGGTGGAGAAGAACCCTGTTTTGATCAAGGTCGAAACTCACAATCACCCAACCGCTGTTTCTCCTTATCCCGGTGCAGCTACTGGTTCAGGTGGTGAAATTAGAGATGAAGGAGCCACGGGTCAAGGGTCGAAACCTAAGGCTGGGTTAGCCGGTTACACAACTTCAGATCTCTTGATTCCTGACTTCACCCAACCATGGGAATCCGATATCGGCAAACCTGCTCACATTGCATCGGCTCTGGATATCATGATTGAAGCTCCCCTCGGTGCTGCTGCCTTCAACAATGAGTTTGGTCGACCTGCTCTTGGTGGTTACTTCAGAACTTTCCTATTAGAAGCACCCACTGCTAATGGTGAGAAAGAATGGAGAGGTTACCACAAACCAATCATGATCGCCGGTGGTCTCGGAAACGTTCGACCCCAGTATGCTAGAAAAGACAAGATCTCTCCTGGATCAAAGGTCATCGTACTTGGTGGTCCTGGTATGCTCATCGGtctaggtggtggtgcagcTTCTTCCATGGCTAGTGGTTCAAGTTCAGCGGACTTAGATTTCGCTTCTGTCCAGAGAGAAAATCCCGAAATGCAAAGACGATGTCAACAAGTCATCGACGCTTGTATCGCCCGAGGGGATGGTGCTGGTAACCCTATTGAATCGATCCACGATGTGGGTGCTGGTGGTCTCTCAAATGCTCTCCCAGAACTGGTCCACGACTCTGGTCTCGGTGCAGTATTTGAAATTCGAGATGTGCTCGTCGATGATCCTGGTATGTCTCCTATGGAAATTTGGTGTAACGAATCGCAAGAGAGATACGTACTTGCCGTCACCCCCGAAAATCTCGCCACCTTTGAAGCGATCTGTAAGAGAGAGAGGTGTCCGTTCTCAGTTGTGGGCACAGCCACCGAAGAGGAGAGGCTCGTCGTTACCGACCGATTCCTCGGTGATAGTCCTATCGATATTCCTATGCCTGTTCTTTTTGGTAAACCACCTAGAATGCACCGAGAAGCTTCGACCGTCGAGCCCAAACAGGATGCTTTCGACTCTTCCTTGTTCACCTACCTTCCGGTCTACAAAGGAGCACCCACGACTTCCCTCATTGCCGAAACTGTCAATCGAGTACTTCGATTACCTAGTGTCGGCTCCAAATCATTCCTCATCACTATCGGTGATCGAAGCATCACTGGTCTCGTCGCGAGAGACCAGATGGTCGGTCCTTGGCAGGTACCTGTCGCCGATGTTGCCGTTACTCGATCGTCTTACGGATTCGATACTGTGGTCGGAGAGGCTATGGCAATGGGTGAGAGAACCCCTCTCGCTCTCCTTAATGCCGGTGCATCTGCTCGAATGGCCATTGCCGAGTCTCTCACAAACTTGGCTGCTTCATCCATCGAAGATATCACCAAGATCAAGCTCAGTGCCAATTGGATGTCCGCCGCTTCTCacgaaggtgaaggtgccAAGCTTTACGAAGCTGTTCAAGCTGTCGGTATGGACTTGTGTCCTAAACTCGGTGTCGGTGTGCCAGTAGGAAAAGattccatgtccatgtcgATGAAATGGGCTGGTGCCAAGGGCGAGCAGAACCAGGTCACTGCACCTTTATCACTCATCGTCACCGCTTTTGCACCTGTCAACCGTGTTGACCGAACTTGGACACCTCAGATACAGACAGGTGCTGGAGAGAGTGTCCTCGTATTCGTTGACCTTGCAAGAGGAAAACAGAGACTCGGTGGTTCGGCTCTCGCTCAGGTATTCAAGCAACTTGGTGCTGAAGCTCCagatgttgaagatgctTCAGATATCCGATCATTCTTCGCTGCTGTCCAAGCTCTTAAATCGTCCGATACCGTTTTGGCCTACCACGATCGATCTGACGGTGGTCTTTTCACTACTCTCGTTGAAATGGCTTTCGCTGGTCGATCAGGTATCGAAGTTTCCCTCGATGCTATCAGCATACACGGTGACGCTATCGCTTCGCTTTTCAACGAAGAATTGGGTGCCGTCATGCAAGTGCGAACCGCTGACTTGACCACTTTCACCGATGCTTTCGTCAAAGCGGGTTTCCCTACTCAGCATATCCACGTGATTGGTCGAGTAAAAGGTAGAAAGGATCAAACTGTTACTCTGATCCACAAATCCGAAGCCATCTACACTTCGACTCGAGGAGTTCTTCAGCAACTCTGGGCAGAAACTTCATACCGAATGCAAGCTATCCGAGATCAACCTGAAGGAGCCAAAGAAGAATTCGACTCTATCCTCGATAACGACGACGTAGGAATACAGTATTCCGTACCGTTCCAGTACCTGCCTGAACCTCAGCCAGACGCCAAACGACCTCGAGTCGCCATTCTTCGTGAACAAGGTGTGAACGGTCATATCGAGATGGCTTGGTCATTCCATGCAGCAGGATTTGAAGCTGTCGACGTACACATGTCcgacatcatctcatcgaaAGTCTCTTTATCTACTTTCGTGGGATTGGCAGCATGTGGTGGATTCTCTTACGGTGATGTTCTGGGAGCGGGTAACGGATGGGCTCAATCTGTCTTACTCAACGAAGTTGCCCGAAAGGAATTCTCAGAATTCTTCTACAGAAAAGATACATTCGCTTTGGGTGTATGTAATGGATGTCaattcttctctcaactcaAAGATATCATACCTGGTACGGAGAACTGGCCGGCATTCAAAGCCAATCGATCAGAAAGGTTTGAAGGACGAGTATCAACCGttcagatttcttcttcgtccaatTCGGTATTCTTCAAGGATATGGAAGGAACCGTCATTCCCGTTGCGATAGCTCATGGAGAAGGACGAGCATCTTTCGATAATTCTACCGCTACCTTGGAGGGATTGAACAAAGATCGTTTAGTACCTGTTAGATACGTGGATAGTAAGAAACAAACCGCTACGTCGTATCCTAAGAACCCCAATGGATCACCTGAAGGTATAGCAGCTGTCCAATCGAAAGACGGTAGAGTACTTGCTATCATGCCACATCCCGAACGAGTCACTCAATTGACTTCGAATTCGTGGTACCCCAAGGATTTGGCTAAGGCTGCAGGTGGAAAGGGACCTTGGTTCAGGTTGTTCCAGAACGCTTATCAATTCGCTGTAGAACAGAGGAAGTAG